One window of Candidatus Methylomirabilota bacterium genomic DNA carries:
- a CDS encoding ABC transporter substrate-binding protein → MLFLNLFAAGLALLAAATPALAQDRMKAEEVIVAFAAEPRTLLPNTIVDWTTNNMVEHMYDRLVDRDPKSYKPIPMLATSWKVVDNTTWEFSLRKGVKFHNGEEFTAECVKATVAYLKDPNIKSHYLPRWTLLKEVQVVDPHTVRFITEKPWPGLIDRISLGDVLMMPAKALKEQGAPGLLAKPVGTGPFKFSQWVRDEKLVVTRNDDYWKGKPEFKKITFRFIPEFSARLAALLAGEIDIMKDVPPHAVDLVNASGKATVRATVSSRINYLALVNLKQGPMQDLKVRKAIAQAVNVDELIQNVLRGRASKLCGPLSPINVDYSPKVPCLKYDPKQAQALFKEAGIDPKTLTLTLDTPSGRYPLDKDISQAIAAQLGRLGITVNVVVNEWGTHLDKIKNRTTGDMFFLGWGPALDAQNTIEQLFQGSMTYSSYGGNKALEDKIQTAVTIVDPQKRLAAWAELQQLVAAEVPWVFLWQQHDLYGVANWVEWQPRADEKVWMFEARVAKK, encoded by the coding sequence GTGCTATTCCTGAATTTGTTTGCCGCCGGGCTCGCTCTCCTGGCCGCGGCCACGCCGGCCCTCGCCCAGGATCGAATGAAAGCTGAAGAAGTCATCGTGGCCTTCGCCGCGGAGCCTCGGACGCTCCTGCCCAACACCATCGTGGACTGGACGACCAACAACATGGTCGAGCACATGTACGACCGGCTCGTCGACCGCGATCCGAAGAGCTACAAGCCCATCCCCATGCTGGCCACGTCGTGGAAGGTGGTGGACAACACCACGTGGGAGTTCTCGTTGCGCAAGGGCGTGAAGTTCCACAACGGCGAGGAGTTCACCGCCGAGTGCGTGAAGGCGACCGTCGCCTACCTGAAGGATCCGAACATCAAGTCGCACTATCTCCCGCGCTGGACCCTCCTGAAGGAGGTTCAGGTCGTGGACCCTCACACGGTCCGCTTCATCACGGAGAAGCCATGGCCCGGGCTCATCGACCGCATCTCTCTCGGCGATGTCCTCATGATGCCGGCCAAGGCCCTCAAGGAGCAGGGTGCCCCGGGTCTGCTCGCCAAGCCCGTGGGCACCGGGCCCTTCAAGTTCTCGCAGTGGGTGCGCGACGAGAAGCTGGTGGTGACGCGCAACGACGACTACTGGAAGGGCAAGCCCGAGTTCAAGAAAATTACCTTCCGCTTCATCCCCGAGTTCAGCGCGCGCCTGGCCGCCCTTCTGGCCGGAGAGATCGACATCATGAAGGACGTGCCCCCGCACGCCGTGGACCTCGTCAACGCCAGCGGCAAGGCGACGGTGCGGGCCACCGTCTCCTCGCGCATCAATTACCTGGCCCTCGTCAATCTCAAGCAGGGTCCGATGCAGGACCTGAAAGTGCGCAAGGCCATCGCGCAGGCCGTGAACGTGGACGAGCTGATCCAGAACGTGCTGCGGGGACGCGCGAGCAAGCTGTGCGGGCCGCTCTCGCCCATCAACGTCGACTACTCGCCCAAGGTCCCGTGCCTCAAGTACGATCCCAAGCAGGCTCAGGCTCTCTTCAAGGAGGCCGGCATCGACCCGAAGACGCTGACCCTCACCCTGGACACGCCTTCGGGGCGCTACCCACTCGACAAGGACATCTCCCAGGCCATCGCCGCCCAGCTCGGCCGGCTCGGCATCACCGTCAACGTCGTGGTCAACGAGTGGGGGACGCATCTCGACAAGATCAAGAACCGGACGACCGGGGACATGTTCTTCCTCGGCTGGGGTCCGGCCCTGGACGCCCAGAACACCATCGAGCAGCTCTTCCAGGGCTCCATGACCTACTCGTCCTATGGCGGCAACAAGGCGCTGGAGGACAAGATCCAGACCGCCGTCACCATCGTGGACCCGCAGAAGCGCCTGGCTGCCTGGGCCGAGCTCCAGCAGCTCGTCGCCGCCGAGGTGCCGTGGGTCTTCCTCTGGCAGCAGCACGACCTCTACGGCGTGGCCAACTGGGTGGAGTGGCAGCCCCGGGCCGACGAGAAGGTGTGGATGTTCGAGGCGAGGGTCGCGAAGAAGTAA
- a CDS encoding amidohydrolase family protein: MAITVLRNAFLIDCTGKEPADGAAVVIEGERIKDVIRSGKVGPLKGKVTTLDLKGRTLMPGLTDAHVHVCAVEGNITDQHRFLPPSLVVAKAIRRMEQALLQGFTTVRDAGGADYGFREAVAQGIHPGPRMLISGQYLSQTGGHGDKRRRAEWHEPIDCCTGMIGLIADGPDQVRKAARENLRHDVDQVKIMASGGAMSPGDELDTTQYTIEEMRAAVEEAEAVGKYVLAHAYSGKAVRAAVKAGVRCIEHGNLIDAQAAQEIKKAGAFLVPTMVTYEAIWREGKSYGIGEHQIQKINMAREKSVEGLTYAYKAGCKIGSGSDLLGDMQAHRTTELELKGQVMKPMEVLLSATRVNAEIFRMESQIGSVEPGKYADLIVVKGNPLKDLRVFQNQENLHLIMKGGQAYKHTL, translated from the coding sequence ATGGCCATCACGGTGCTGCGGAACGCTTTCCTGATCGACTGCACGGGCAAGGAGCCCGCCGACGGCGCCGCCGTCGTCATCGAGGGCGAGCGGATCAAGGACGTCATCCGCTCGGGCAAGGTCGGCCCCTTGAAGGGCAAGGTCACCACGCTCGACCTCAAGGGTCGGACGCTCATGCCCGGCTTGACCGACGCGCACGTTCACGTGTGCGCCGTCGAGGGCAATATCACGGACCAGCACCGCTTCCTGCCCCCGAGCCTGGTGGTGGCCAAGGCCATCCGTCGCATGGAGCAGGCGCTCCTGCAGGGCTTCACCACGGTGCGGGATGCGGGCGGGGCCGACTACGGCTTTCGCGAGGCGGTAGCCCAAGGCATTCATCCGGGTCCGCGCATGCTCATCTCGGGCCAGTACCTCTCGCAGACGGGCGGGCATGGCGACAAGCGACGACGCGCGGAGTGGCACGAGCCCATCGACTGCTGCACGGGCATGATCGGGCTCATCGCCGACGGCCCGGATCAAGTCCGCAAGGCCGCCCGGGAGAACCTGCGTCACGACGTCGACCAGGTCAAGATCATGGCCTCGGGCGGCGCCATGTCCCCGGGCGACGAGCTCGACACCACGCAGTACACCATCGAGGAGATGCGCGCGGCCGTCGAGGAGGCGGAGGCGGTGGGCAAGTACGTGCTGGCCCATGCCTACTCCGGCAAGGCGGTGCGCGCCGCCGTCAAGGCGGGGGTCCGCTGCATCGAGCACGGCAACCTGATCGATGCTCAGGCCGCGCAGGAGATCAAGAAGGCGGGGGCCTTCCTGGTGCCGACCATGGTCACTTACGAGGCCATCTGGCGCGAGGGCAAGAGCTACGGCATCGGCGAGCACCAGATCCAGAAGATCAACATGGCCCGCGAGAAGAGCGTGGAGGGACTGACTTACGCCTACAAGGCCGGCTGCAAGATCGGCTCGGGCTCGGATCTGCTCGGCGACATGCAGGCCCACCGCACCACGGAGCTCGAGCTCAAGGGCCAGGTGATGAAGCCCATGGAGGTCTTGCTCTCGGCCACGCGGGTGAATGCGGAGATCTTCCGCATGGAGAGCCAGATCGGCTCCGTGGAGCCCGGGAAATATGCCGACCTCATCGTGGTCAAGGGCAACCCGCTCAAGGACCTGCGCGTGTTCCAGAACCAGGAGAACCTTCACCTCATCATGAAGGGCGGCCAGGCGTACAAGCACACTCTGTGA
- a CDS encoding GNAT family N-acetyltransferase: MADVATFRRGRREDIEIVLELWIQAGATPKLTDTSEDLARLLGQPQAMLLLAEVDGHVVGTVIGGWDGWRGNIYRLAVLPEYRRRGIAAALMREVDTALADLGVRRITALVEHDHPWAVGFWNALERAGYRHDPTMTRYVKTF; the protein is encoded by the coding sequence ATGGCGGACGTCGCCACCTTCAGAAGAGGCCGGCGCGAGGACATCGAGATCGTGCTCGAGCTCTGGATCCAGGCCGGCGCCACGCCGAAGCTGACCGATACGTCGGAAGATCTGGCGCGCCTCCTGGGCCAGCCGCAGGCCATGCTCCTCCTGGCGGAGGTCGACGGCCACGTGGTCGGCACGGTGATCGGCGGCTGGGACGGCTGGCGCGGTAATATCTATCGGCTCGCGGTGCTGCCGGAGTATCGGCGCCGAGGTATCGCCGCCGCCCTCATGCGCGAGGTGGACACGGCACTCGCAGACCTGGGTGTGCGCCGAATCACGGCCCTGGTCGAGCACGATCACCCATGGGCGGTCGGCTTCTGGAACGCGCTCGAGCGCGCCGGCTACCGGCACGACCCCACGATGACGCGATACGTGAAGACGTTCTAG
- a CDS encoding NAD(P)/FAD-dependent oxidoreductase — translation MAPNRKWSAEGAGYHAIVVGAGHNGLVTACYLARAGLRVLVLERRYLVGGACVTEEIFPGFKVSTAAYVNSLFRGEIVRELRLAEYGFEVLARQPSSFTPLPDGRSLMLGSDAALNRREISKFSARDAERYPHYQAMLDRVAAFVEPTIMATPPDVLRPGARGLWSLLRLGRSFGRLGAAASEALEILTGPARVVLDRWFESDELKATLATDAIIGAMASPSMAGTGYVLLHHVMGETGGQRGVWGYVRGGMGGLTQALAGAARGLGVEIRCDAEVGRILVRGGRVEGVALVNGNEYRAPIVASNADARVTFRRLLEPNALPAEFVAAVDRISYESASLKINVALAELPSFRACPGVGAGPQHRGTIHVCPGLDYIERAYDDAKYGRPSERPVLECTIPSVVDPTVAPPGRHLMSIFVQYAPYALREASWDQIADRFADRCFDLLDEYAPNFRRSVLARQVLSPLDLERTFNLTGGNIFQGAMTPGQLFSFRPVAGYASYRTPVKGLYLCGAAAHPGGGVMGAPGRNAAREILRARRPFGGGSALAI, via the coding sequence GTGGCGCCCAACCGGAAGTGGTCGGCGGAGGGCGCAGGCTACCACGCGATCGTCGTCGGCGCGGGTCACAACGGTCTGGTGACAGCGTGCTACCTGGCCCGCGCGGGGCTCCGGGTGCTCGTGCTCGAGCGGCGTTACCTGGTCGGCGGGGCCTGTGTGACCGAGGAAATCTTTCCCGGCTTCAAGGTTTCGACGGCCGCCTACGTCAACAGCCTGTTCCGTGGGGAGATCGTGCGCGAGCTGCGCCTCGCCGAGTACGGCTTCGAGGTGCTCGCGCGGCAACCCTCGTCGTTCACGCCGCTTCCCGACGGGCGCTCGCTCATGCTCGGATCGGATGCCGCCCTCAACCGCCGGGAGATCTCGAAGTTCAGCGCGCGCGACGCCGAGCGTTACCCGCACTACCAGGCCATGCTCGACCGCGTGGCGGCCTTCGTGGAACCGACGATCATGGCAACGCCGCCGGACGTCCTGCGGCCCGGAGCGCGCGGTCTCTGGTCGCTCCTGAGGCTCGGCCGATCGTTCGGCCGCCTCGGGGCGGCGGCCTCCGAAGCCCTCGAGATCCTCACCGGCCCCGCGCGGGTCGTGCTCGACCGCTGGTTCGAGTCCGACGAGCTCAAGGCGACCCTGGCCACCGACGCCATCATCGGGGCCATGGCGAGCCCCTCGATGGCCGGCACGGGCTACGTGCTGCTTCATCACGTGATGGGCGAGACGGGGGGCCAACGCGGCGTGTGGGGCTACGTGCGGGGGGGCATGGGCGGGCTCACCCAGGCCCTGGCCGGGGCCGCGCGCGGGCTCGGCGTGGAGATCCGCTGCGACGCCGAGGTTGGCCGCATTCTGGTCCGGGGCGGTCGCGTCGAAGGCGTGGCACTCGTCAACGGCAACGAGTACCGCGCGCCCATTGTGGCCAGCAACGCAGACGCTCGGGTGACCTTCCGCCGTCTGCTGGAACCGAATGCGCTGCCCGCGGAGTTCGTGGCGGCGGTGGACCGGATCAGCTACGAGAGCGCCTCGCTGAAGATCAACGTGGCCCTCGCCGAGCTCCCAAGCTTCCGCGCCTGTCCGGGCGTCGGGGCGGGACCACAGCATCGGGGCACCATCCACGTCTGTCCCGGTCTCGACTACATCGAGCGCGCCTACGACGACGCCAAGTACGGCCGCCCCTCGGAGCGCCCGGTCCTCGAGTGCACCATCCCGTCGGTGGTAGATCCCACGGTGGCCCCGCCCGGCCGGCACCTCATGTCGATCTTCGTGCAGTACGCGCCCTACGCGCTGCGGGAGGCGAGCTGGGACCAAATCGCCGACCGCTTCGCGGACCGGTGCTTCGATCTGCTCGACGAGTACGCGCCGAACTTTCGCCGCTCGGTGCTGGCCCGCCAGGTGCTCTCGCCGCTCGATCTCGAGCGCACGTTCAATCTGACGGGCGGCAACATCTTCCAGGGCGCCATGACGCCCGGCCAGCTCTTCTCGTTCCGCCCCGTGGCCGGCTACGCGAGCTATCGCACTCCGGTGAAGGGTCTCTACCTCTGCGGCGCCGCCGCTCACCCGGGGGGCGGCGTCATGGGAGCGCCGGGCCGGAACGCCGCGCGCGAGATCCTCCGAGCGCGGCGGCCCTTCGGCGGGGGGTCAGCTCTCGCCATCTGA
- a CDS encoding ABC transporter permease, which yields MRAYLVSRLAQTALVVFLSLTAVFFLVRLSGDPVLLFLPMDIQAKDINEFRQRLGFNDPLPVQYGRFLSGAVRGDFGESLRYRRDAMSLVLERLPATLELGLAALVLAFSLSIPIGILSATHRGTLVDYLGMGGAVLGQAIPGFWLGLMLIYLFSVRLHWLPTGGMGGPTHFVMPCIVLASFYAARMARLTRSSVLDILGAEFVLTARAKGLAERIVIAKHALKNAAIPIVTLAGLETGQLLGGAVITETIFAWPGLGRLTVQALLNRDFPVVLAAVFVFSVTYTLINLVVDLLYGWLDPRTRREVTA from the coding sequence GTGCGCGCGTATCTCGTCTCGCGGCTCGCTCAGACCGCGCTCGTGGTCTTCCTCTCGCTGACCGCCGTCTTCTTCCTGGTGCGGCTGAGCGGCGACCCCGTCCTCCTTTTTCTTCCCATGGACATCCAGGCCAAGGACATCAACGAATTCCGCCAGCGCCTCGGCTTCAACGATCCGCTGCCCGTGCAGTACGGCCGCTTCCTCTCGGGAGCCGTCCGAGGCGATTTCGGCGAGTCGCTGCGCTACCGACGCGATGCCATGAGCCTCGTCCTGGAAAGGCTGCCCGCTACCCTCGAGCTGGGACTGGCCGCCCTTGTCCTCGCCTTTTCCCTCTCCATTCCCATCGGCATCCTGTCGGCCACGCATCGCGGCACCCTGGTGGACTATCTCGGGATGGGCGGCGCGGTGCTGGGACAGGCCATTCCCGGGTTCTGGCTCGGGCTCATGCTGATCTATCTCTTTTCCGTGCGTCTCCACTGGCTGCCCACGGGCGGCATGGGTGGGCCCACACACTTCGTCATGCCGTGCATCGTCCTCGCCTCCTTCTATGCCGCGCGCATGGCGCGGCTCACGCGCTCGTCCGTCCTCGATATTCTCGGCGCCGAGTTCGTGCTGACGGCGCGCGCGAAAGGTCTGGCCGAGCGGATCGTGATCGCCAAGCACGCGCTGAAGAACGCCGCCATTCCCATCGTGACGCTGGCCGGTCTCGAGACGGGCCAGCTCCTGGGCGGCGCCGTCATCACGGAGACCATCTTCGCCTGGCCCGGGCTCGGGCGACTCACCGTGCAGGCGCTCCTCAATCGCGACTTCCCCGTCGTGCTCGCGGCCGTCTTCGTTTTCTCCGTCACCTATACTTTGATTAATCTCGTGGTTGATCTGCTCTACGGTTGGTTGGACCCGCGTACACGGCGCGAAGTCACGGCATGA
- a CDS encoding carbohydrate ABC transporter permease, with translation MAVRYGSPLKRAATFYVPLGLMVGATLFPFYWMVITSVRPDNELYNVQMNPFFTLHPTFKHFQDLFALTMFARWAWNTIFIATVSTGISLFCGLLAGYALARLEFRWAAPLGTLIFVTYLVPPTLLFIPLGDVVQTFGIGDTPWAVILTYPTFLIPFCTWLLMGYFKTIPREIEDCARIDGASRIQAMIRITFPLAVPGILSAGIFAFTLSWNEFLYALVFLSSPQQKTIPIGVFTELVRGDVFYWGPLMAGALLGSIPVALVYSFFVEHYVTALTGAVKG, from the coding sequence ATGGCCGTCCGGTACGGGAGCCCTCTCAAGCGCGCGGCCACCTTCTACGTCCCTCTGGGGCTGATGGTCGGGGCGACGCTGTTCCCGTTCTACTGGATGGTGATCACCTCCGTTCGGCCCGACAATGAGCTGTACAACGTGCAGATGAATCCCTTCTTCACCCTCCACCCGACCTTCAAGCACTTTCAGGACCTGTTCGCGCTGACCATGTTCGCTCGCTGGGCCTGGAACACCATTTTCATCGCGACGGTGTCGACGGGGATCTCGCTCTTCTGTGGCCTGCTCGCCGGCTACGCCCTGGCGCGCCTGGAGTTCCGCTGGGCCGCGCCCCTCGGGACGCTGATCTTCGTCACCTACCTGGTGCCGCCCACGCTGCTCTTCATCCCGCTGGGCGACGTGGTCCAGACCTTCGGGATCGGCGACACGCCCTGGGCCGTGATCCTTACCTACCCGACCTTCCTGATCCCGTTCTGCACCTGGCTCTTGATGGGGTACTTCAAGACCATTCCTCGAGAGATCGAAGACTGCGCGCGGATCGACGGGGCGAGCCGGATTCAGGCCATGATCCGCATCACCTTCCCGCTCGCCGTTCCCGGGATCCTCTCGGCGGGGATCTTCGCCTTCACCCTGTCCTGGAACGAGTTCCTCTACGCCCTCGTCTTCCTCTCCTCTCCCCAGCAGAAGACGATCCCCATCGGGGTCTTCACCGAGCTGGTGCGCGGTGACGTCTTCTACTGGGGGCCGCTCATGGCCGGCGCCCTCCTCGGCTCGATCCCCGTCGCCCTCGTCTACTCCTTCTTCGTCGAGCACTACGTCACGGCCCTCACCGGCGCCGTCAAGGGGTAA
- a CDS encoding sugar ABC transporter permease, with protein MADQRIEPILAESARPTAVAIPAPVAVSVPGFRRPRRLGQLLERQDILAVVLLAPTLTILTLFIAYPFVLGIWLAVSDKVVGRPGAFVGLENFRVNLNDSIFLRAFQNTFVYTFIATALKLALGMLAALLLNHHFRFKRIVRASMLLPWIVPTVLSTLAWQWMFDATFSVFNWMLMNAGLISKRILWLGDGTLAMGCLIAVNVWRGMPFFAITLLAGLQTVNPDLHEAAEIDGANAWQRYWRVTLPLIKPIMLVVVLFSMIATFADFQLIYVLTRGGPYSSTHVFGTYAYEIAMRAAKLGQGASISLSLFPFLLAVIVFQLWYIRRSD; from the coding sequence ATGGCTGACCAACGCATCGAGCCGATCCTGGCGGAAAGCGCGAGACCGACCGCGGTCGCCATCCCTGCGCCCGTGGCCGTGTCGGTCCCGGGGTTCCGTCGCCCGAGGCGGCTGGGCCAGCTCCTCGAGCGACAGGACATCCTGGCCGTCGTCCTCCTCGCGCCCACCCTCACGATCCTGACCCTCTTCATCGCCTACCCGTTCGTCCTCGGCATCTGGCTGGCGGTCAGCGACAAGGTGGTCGGGCGACCCGGCGCCTTCGTCGGGCTCGAGAATTTCCGCGTGAACCTGAACGACTCGATCTTTCTCCGCGCGTTCCAGAACACGTTCGTCTACACCTTCATCGCCACCGCCCTCAAGCTGGCCCTGGGCATGCTGGCCGCGCTGCTCCTGAACCACCACTTCCGGTTCAAGCGGATCGTGCGGGCGTCCATGCTTCTCCCCTGGATTGTCCCCACCGTTCTGAGCACGCTCGCCTGGCAGTGGATGTTCGACGCGACGTTCAGCGTGTTCAACTGGATGCTCATGAACGCGGGGCTGATCTCGAAGCGGATCCTGTGGCTGGGCGACGGCACGCTGGCCATGGGCTGTCTCATCGCGGTGAACGTCTGGCGAGGCATGCCGTTCTTCGCCATCACCCTCCTGGCCGGTCTCCAGACCGTCAACCCCGACCTGCACGAGGCGGCGGAGATCGACGGGGCCAACGCCTGGCAGAGGTACTGGCGGGTCACCCTTCCCCTGATCAAGCCGATCATGCTCGTGGTCGTCCTCTTCTCGATGATCGCGACCTTCGCCGACTTCCAGCTCATCTACGTCCTCACCCGCGGCGGACCCTATAGCAGCACGCATGTGTTCGGGACGTACGCCTACGAGATCGCCATGCGGGCGGCCAAGCTCGGGCAGGGCGCCTCGATCTCGCTCTCCCTCTTCCCCTTCCTCCTCGCCGTCATCGTGTTCCAGCTCTGGTACATCCGGCGGAGCGACTGA
- a CDS encoding ABC transporter permease has product MSAAAIRRNGLGVIGLVLAALAVLAALAAPILAPHNPFIGDMTQGLRPPGTPGHPLGTDQLGRDTLSRVLYGARVALFIGLCTVLVTAIVGGLLGLLAGFFGGWSGQVLMRFCDVQLSFPFILLALTINAIVGLGLRNIIISLSAAGWVVYARVVRGEVLSVKQRDFVQAAAALGTSRARILFRHILPNVAPSIIIVASLQFSQFIVAEAAISFLGFGVQPPTPAWGSMLSESRDFLYIAWWLAAFPGAALALTALGVNLVGDWLRDVLDPKFRV; this is encoded by the coding sequence ATGAGCGCCGCCGCGATCAGGCGGAACGGCCTTGGCGTCATTGGACTGGTCCTGGCCGCCCTCGCGGTGCTGGCCGCGCTCGCCGCGCCGATCCTGGCTCCGCACAATCCCTTCATCGGCGACATGACCCAGGGACTGCGTCCGCCGGGCACCCCCGGGCATCCCCTGGGCACCGATCAGCTCGGGCGTGACACGCTCTCGCGCGTGCTCTACGGCGCCCGCGTGGCGCTCTTCATCGGCCTCTGCACGGTGCTGGTGACGGCCATCGTGGGCGGGCTCCTGGGACTCCTCGCGGGTTTCTTCGGCGGCTGGTCGGGCCAGGTCCTCATGCGGTTCTGTGATGTCCAGCTCTCCTTCCCGTTCATCCTGCTCGCTCTGACCATCAATGCCATCGTGGGCCTGGGCCTGCGCAACATCATCATCAGTTTGTCAGCGGCGGGCTGGGTCGTGTATGCTCGCGTCGTCCGCGGGGAGGTCCTGTCGGTGAAACAGCGCGATTTCGTCCAGGCCGCGGCCGCCCTCGGCACGAGCCGGGCGCGCATCCTGTTCCGCCACATCCTCCCCAACGTCGCGCCGTCCATCATCATCGTGGCGAGCTTGCAGTTCTCGCAATTCATCGTGGCGGAGGCCGCCATCTCGTTCCTTGGATTCGGGGTGCAGCCGCCCACGCCGGCCTGGGGGAGCATGCTGTCGGAGAGCCGCGACTTTCTCTACATCGCCTGGTGGCTGGCCGCCTTTCCCGGGGCCGCCCTGGCCCTGACCGCGCTCGGCGTCAACCTGGTGGGCGACTGGCTCCGTGACGTCCTCGATCCGAAGTTCCGGGTCTAG
- a CDS encoding extracellular solute-binding protein, with protein MAMHEGQGSIERRAFLRVAGAATGAAVTGGIPAIVGAQKAPSFPKGTKLSILEWVSFVPASDVEFKRLAAEFGKLAGVDVTVDQINMNDLNPRITSAIETKAGPDIIMMISNWPHLYADGLADVDDVAEEIAQRDGAYYEHNKKVSVVGNRWKAVPLCSVPSTWAYREDWFKEAGAGKWPDTWDELRKVGIELKKKNRPMGQAFGHSLGDPNNWAYSVTWGFGGAEVDQSGKVVINSKETLEAVKFTVAFWKDCLDEGGLAWDDSSNNRAYLAGTISATINGASIYFVAKRQFPDIAKVTNHGHMPKGPGGRFYSIGGQGRAIMKYSKNQQAAKEFLRWFMDRPQYDKWMAANDGYVVGPTPYWEKHPLWERDPKLVPFKEASKFGRWPGYPGAPSRKASEALVKYILVDMYAQAIKGMKPEDAVKWAEGELKKAYA; from the coding sequence ATGGCAATGCATGAGGGTCAGGGGAGCATCGAGCGGCGGGCGTTTCTGAGGGTGGCCGGCGCGGCGACAGGGGCCGCCGTCACCGGCGGGATCCCGGCCATCGTCGGCGCCCAGAAGGCGCCCAGCTTCCCGAAGGGGACAAAGCTCAGCATCCTGGAGTGGGTGAGCTTCGTTCCGGCCTCCGACGTCGAGTTCAAGCGGCTCGCGGCGGAGTTCGGGAAGCTGGCCGGGGTCGACGTCACCGTCGATCAGATCAACATGAACGACCTGAATCCCCGGATCACCTCGGCCATCGAGACCAAGGCCGGACCGGACATCATCATGATGATCTCCAACTGGCCGCACCTCTACGCCGACGGCCTCGCCGACGTGGACGACGTGGCCGAGGAGATCGCCCAGCGGGACGGCGCCTACTACGAGCACAACAAGAAGGTCAGCGTCGTCGGCAATCGCTGGAAGGCGGTGCCGCTCTGCTCCGTGCCCTCGACCTGGGCGTACCGCGAGGACTGGTTCAAGGAAGCCGGCGCCGGCAAGTGGCCGGACACCTGGGACGAGCTCCGCAAGGTCGGGATCGAGCTCAAGAAGAAGAACCGGCCCATGGGCCAGGCCTTCGGCCACAGCCTGGGCGATCCCAACAACTGGGCCTACTCGGTGACCTGGGGCTTCGGGGGCGCCGAGGTCGACCAGAGCGGGAAGGTCGTCATCAACAGCAAGGAGACGCTCGAGGCCGTGAAGTTCACCGTCGCCTTCTGGAAGGACTGCCTCGACGAGGGGGGCCTAGCCTGGGACGACAGCAGCAATAACCGCGCCTACCTGGCCGGGACGATCTCGGCCACGATCAACGGGGCGAGCATCTACTTCGTGGCCAAGCGGCAGTTCCCCGACATCGCCAAGGTCACCAACCATGGTCACATGCCGAAGGGGCCGGGGGGACGCTTCTACAGCATCGGCGGCCAGGGGCGCGCCATCATGAAGTACTCCAAGAACCAGCAGGCGGCGAAGGAGTTCCTGCGCTGGTTCATGGACCGGCCGCAGTACGACAAGTGGATGGCGGCAAACGACGGCTACGTCGTCGGCCCGACCCCTTACTGGGAGAAGCATCCCCTGTGGGAGCGGGACCCCAAGCTCGTCCCCTTCAAGGAGGCCTCCAAGTTCGGTCGCTGGCCCGGCTACCCCGGGGCGCCCAGCCGTAAGGCGTCCGAGGCTCTCGTCAAGTACATCCTCGTGGACATGTACGCCCAGGCCATCAAGGGCATGAAGCCCGAGGACGCGGTGAAGTGGGCCGAAGGGGAGTTGAAGAAGGCCTACGCGTAG
- a CDS encoding EamA family transporter translates to MRSASGAAAAVLLLVILLWASNSIMAKIVLREIDPLTLTWLRFLIAGGFYLPYAVLTRAERARARIRDDELWSGCSTEAQREHKALDMANKAVL, encoded by the coding sequence GTGAGGTCGGCCTCGGGCGCCGCCGCCGCCGTCCTCCTGCTCGTCATCCTGCTCTGGGCGTCGAACTCCATCATGGCCAAGATCGTCCTGCGCGAGATCGATCCCCTCACCCTGACCTGGCTGCGCTTCCTGATCGCCGGGGGCTTCTATCTCCCCTACGCGGTGCTGACGCGCGCGGAGCGGGCCCGAGCCCGGATCCGGGATGATGAGCTCTGGTCAGGATGCTCGACTGAAGCACAACGTGAGCACAAGGCCCTTGACATGGCCAACAAGGCGGTGCTGTGA